One genomic window of Coffea eugenioides isolate CCC68of chromosome 1, Ceug_1.0, whole genome shotgun sequence includes the following:
- the LOC113768789 gene encoding uncharacterized protein LOC113768789, with amino-acid sequence MTIWQLESRRWDAPQAGWIKLNTDAALDQKRNKAGWAVVARNNLGELVGSCARPNEGCAEAQVEEALAIREAMVIAKRMGWRKVELESDCKLVVDKINAREEEVSIATIQLDIWRLMKDFDKCCCSYTRRSNNYVSHYLAKFAITLIDVAEWKLSFPAWLLELAQADLQEQLL; translated from the coding sequence ATGACAATCTGGCAGTTGGAGAGCAGGAGATGGGATGCACCGCAAGCTGGCTGGATCAAGCTCAACACTGATGCAGCTTTGGACCAAAAGCGTAACAAGGCAGGGTGGGCTGTAGTGGCCAGGAACAACTTAGGGGAATTGGTAGGTTCATGCGCGAGGCCAAATGAAGGCTGTGCTGAGGCACAGGTGGAGGAAGCTCTGGCAATAAGAGAAGCTATGGTAATAGCTAAACGAATGGGATGGAGAAAAGTGGAGCTGGAATCGGATTGTAAGCTAGTAGTGGACAAAATCAATGCAAGGGAGGAGGAAGTCAGCATAGCCACAATTCAGTTGGATATTTGGAGGCTGATGAAAGATTTTGATAAATGTTGCTGTTCCTATACTAGAAGGAGCAACAACTATGTAAGTCACTATTTAGCAAAGTTTGCTATAACACTGATTGATGTAGCTGAATGGAAGCTTAGCTTCCCAGCGTGGTTGCTTGAGTTAGCTCAGGCTGATTTACAGGAGCAGTTGCTCTGA